The genomic interval CAGCCGACACCATCTCGTCCGAAACCGACAAACTGGCGTTCAGCCCGGAACCGTACAACGGGTTCTACGTGCGCCAGTACATCGCGTGGCTCCGGGGACGGGGCGGCTCGTTCCTCAGCGGCGACAAGTCCAGCGCCGAGTTTGGCGGCTCCGACGGCACGGCCATCGGTGAGTTCTACGGGGACATCACCAGCGAGTGGGGCTGGGACCAGGCCGACGCCACGGAGAACCGAGGGACCAAGGCATTCCGGTCGGGCGACATGGCGATGACCGTCAACGGGACATGGTACTTCGGCGTCCTCCAGGAACAGGACTTCGAATGGGGGATGACCAAACCGTTCGTCGGCCCGGGCCAAGAGACCGACATCACGTGGGCCAACAGCCACACCCTCGGGGTCCCTGCGGGGACCGACAAGGCGCAGGCAGCCACCGAAGTCGCCGAGTGGCTCACACAGACGGCCGGGCTGACCTGGGGGACCGACGCCGGTCACCTGCCAGCCGCCTCCGGCGTCCTGGAGTCCGACGAACTCCGGTCCGCGACAGTCTGGAAGAAGACCCTCTCGACGTACAACGAGATGGCACAGGACGGCCAGCTCGCCTACATGCCGAGCACGGAGAACACCAACGACTACAAGCGGCCGGTCAACAAGGCGATCCAGCAGATCTACTCCGGACAGGCGGAGGCTGCCGACGCCATCCCGGCCGCCGCAGACGAGGTTACGAGCAACCTCCAGGGATGACCCCACATGGCAACTGAAGACAATTACTCGTTCATCGGAAAACTCCGGGCGGTCGACCTGAGGGACGCCGAGACGCGGGACGGCATCCTCTTCGCGCTGCCGTACCTCGCGCTGTTCTCGGTGTTCCTCCTCTATCCACTGCTGAAGGGGTTCTACATGAGCCTCTTCGCCTGGAACGCCTTCGCGCCGGCCCAATCGGAGTTCATCCTCTTCGAGAACTACACGCGGATGTTGAGCGATCCGGAGTTCTGGAAGTCGGTCAGAGCCACTGTCGTCTTCGTGGTCCTGACGGTACCGACGCTCGTCGTCTTGGGGCTCGCGCTGGCGCTCGGTGTCAACCGTGACA from Haloarcula pelagica carries:
- a CDS encoding ABC transporter substrate-binding protein; its protein translation is MAREHRSSRTRRNFIKTAGAAGLVGLAGCGGSGDGGGGSGSDGGSGSDGGSTGGSGSGTTTLQFWTLFAGGDGKAMKSMVDQFNEEHDSIQVERQRQPFAEYYDKLFTAMTGGNAPDLAVFHTTELQRFKQALQPLGDTLSSGAADQYVSSIWDSTEFDGSRVAVPLDTHPNGLYYNKDIFEEAGLDPESPPTSFSELKEAADTISSETDKLAFSPEPYNGFYVRQYIAWLRGRGGSFLSGDKSSAEFGGSDGTAIGEFYGDITSEWGWDQADATENRGTKAFRSGDMAMTVNGTWYFGVLQEQDFEWGMTKPFVGPGQETDITWANSHTLGVPAGTDKAQAATEVAEWLTQTAGLTWGTDAGHLPAASGVLESDELRSATVWKKTLSTYNEMAQDGQLAYMPSTENTNDYKRPVNKAIQQIYSGQAEAADAIPAAADEVTSNLQG